Proteins co-encoded in one Prinia subflava isolate CZ2003 ecotype Zambia chromosome 32, Cam_Psub_1.2, whole genome shotgun sequence genomic window:
- the PURB gene encoding transcriptional activator protein Pur-beta, translating to MADGDSGSERGGGGGGFGTARGGAGGAGPAAGPGGGGAAGPEQETQELASKRLDIQNKRFYLDVKQNAKGRFLKIAEVGAGGSKSRLTLSMAVAAEFRDYLGDFIEHYAQLGPSSPEQLAQAAGPPGEDGAGPRRALKSEFLVRENRKYYLDLKENQRGRFLRIRQTVNRGPGGPGGFAGGPPGLQSGQTIALPAQGLIEFRDALAKLIDDYGGEEDELGGPGGGGPGGGGLYGELPEGTSITVDSKRFFFDVGCNKYGVFLRVSEVKPSYRNAITVPYKAWAKFGGAFCRYAEEMRDIQERQRDKLYDRRAGPPGPGSGSGAGDDSDGDDVDDD from the coding sequence ATGGCGGACGGGGACAGCGGCAgcgagcgcggcggcggcggcggcgggttcGGGACcgcccgcggcggggcggggggggccggcccggccgcggggcccggcggcggcggcgcggccggccCCGAGCAGGAGACGCAAGAGCTGGCGTCCAAGCGGCTGGACATCCAGAACAAGCGCTTCTACCTGGACGTGAAGCAGAACGCCAAGGGCCGCTTCCTCAAGATCGCCGAGGTGGGCGCGGGAGGCTCCAAGAGCCGCCTCACGCTCTCCATGGCCGTGGCCGCCGAGTTCCGCGACTACCTGGGCGACTTCATCGAGCACTACGCGCAGCTGGGCCCGTCCAGCCCCGAGCAGCTGGCCCaggccgcggggccgccgggcGAGGACggcgccgggccccgccgcgccctCAAGAGCGAGTTCCTGGTGCGGGAGAACCGCAAGTACTACCTGGACCTGAAGGAAAACCAGCGCGGGCGCTTCCTGCGCATCCGCCAGACCGTGAaccgcggccccggcggcccGGGGGGGTTCGCGGGAGGCCCCCCCGGGCTGCAGAGCGGCCAGACCATCGCGTTGCCCGCCCAGGGCCTCATCGAGTTCCGCGACGCCCTGGCCAAGCTCATCGACGACTACGGGGGTGAGGAGGACGAGCTGGGtggccccggcggcggcggcccgggcggcggggGGCTCTATGGAGAGCTGCCCGAGGGCACGTCCATCACCGTGGACTCCAAGCGCTTCTTCTTCGACGTGGGCTGCAACAAGTACGGGGTGTTTCTGCGGGTCAGCGAGGTGAAGCCGTCCTACCGCAACGCCATCACCGTCCCCTACAAGGCCTGGGCCAAGTTCGGCGGCGCCTTCTGCCGCTACGCCGAGGAGATGCGCGACATCCAGGAGCGCCAGCGGGACAAGCTCTACGACCGGCGCGCCGGCCCGCCGGGACCCGGCAGTGGCAGCGGCGCCGGTGACGACTCCGACGGCGACGACGTGGACGACGACTGA
- the LOC134562973 gene encoding cytochrome c oxidase subunit 5B, mitochondrial — protein MASRLLRVSAALRLLPAASARAVPARHLAVPGNLASDEEQATGLERKVMEAMNKGLDPYSMFRPKRYAGTKEDPNLVPSITNKRIVGCVCEEDNSYVVWFWLHKGEAQRCPSCGAHYKLIPHELPH, from the exons ATGGCCTCAAGGTTACTGCGGGTGAGCGCGGCCCTGCGGCTCCTGCCCGCGGCGTCTGCTCGCGCCGTGCCCGCCCGCCACCTCGCCGTGCCCG GAAATCTGGCCAGCGATGAGGAGCAGGCGACGGGGTTGGAGCGGAAGGTGATGGAGGCCATGAACAAGGGTCTG GATCCGTACAGCATGTTCCGGCCCAAGCGCTACGCAGGCACCAAGGAGGACCCGAACCTCGTCCCCTCCATCACCAACAAGCGCATCGTGGGCTGCGTCT GTGAGGAGGATAACAGCTACGTGGTTTGGTTCTGGCTGCACAAGGGCGAGGCTCAGCGCTGCCCCTCCTGCGGTGCCCACTACAAACTGATCCCCCATGAGCTGCCCCACTGA